Proteins from a single region of Bacteroidota bacterium:
- a CDS encoding S8 family peptidase: MKKLISISLSLILTVSAIAQNSFTNVSTKAKEQSAKMNFGLKRKIKAENNDSREISVLVKGNVDVIKAKTIELGGVFKNSAGDIASIRIPLNKIDILAKVADVQRIESNDYKFLPMNDQAVRNNHALEVQNGFGLPQGYDGTGVVVGIIDEGIDYTHPDFRDEFGNTRIKFLWDQSIINLNPLTQPQPYGYGKEYIGNQIDTSTQHYDSPFGHGTHVAGIACGNGLAVNNYKGMAPKADMIIVKANLNQPDNDFLSSLGDAVKYIFDKADALGQPAVINISLGTYFGSHDGKDIQAQYIDNLITTGPGRVVVASAGNAGTAPIHLGYDLNADTNFTWLQFSSDYIYIQAWGDSGQFENANFSIGLDRVKPDYYSVATMPFVNIQSQLDTVVVDTLFDGTNRLGTIYRYAEYFNGRYSFEYIIYPDSTMNISGNDTSRYLWSFKTFGSGRMDAWSLEMVFDNIPDSLIFPVINQYKKPDGEQTIVSSFTCSDKVITVGSYINRNYYTNANFAITRDTSLEVGQLSSFSSRGPTRDGRIKPDITATGEWVLSAGTQSELNILSATEPTKVAAGKKHKRSSGTSMSSPMVAGICALYLQKNPTATWLDVKTAILNCADHDNFTGSTLPDNNWGYGKVNAYASVRGCNIGIDEMYESIDFSLYPNPSSANTSIQYDLASIGKFGKASITISNSIGSVVKNISLKLISNSLEIPYGELNSGIYFCTLKIDGETIRTQKLIIL; the protein is encoded by the coding sequence ATGAAAAAGTTAATTTCTATTTCTCTCTCTCTGATTCTCACTGTAAGTGCCATTGCTCAGAATTCTTTTACCAATGTATCTACAAAGGCAAAAGAGCAATCTGCAAAAATGAATTTCGGCTTGAAGCGAAAAATAAAAGCTGAAAATAACGATTCAAGAGAGATCTCAGTACTGGTGAAAGGGAATGTTGATGTTATAAAGGCAAAGACAATTGAATTAGGTGGAGTATTTAAAAACTCTGCAGGTGACATAGCTTCGATCAGAATTCCACTGAACAAGATCGATATTCTTGCAAAGGTTGCAGATGTTCAGAGAATTGAAAGTAACGACTATAAATTTTTACCAATGAATGATCAGGCTGTGAGAAATAATCATGCGCTTGAAGTTCAAAATGGTTTTGGATTACCACAAGGTTATGATGGTACAGGTGTAGTTGTCGGTATCATAGACGAAGGAATTGATTACACTCATCCTGATTTCAGAGATGAATTTGGAAATACAAGAATCAAATTTCTTTGGGATCAGTCGATCATCAATCTTAATCCACTGACACAACCTCAGCCTTATGGCTATGGAAAAGAATACATCGGTAATCAGATCGATACATCCACGCAACATTACGATAGTCCTTTCGGACATGGCACCCATGTTGCCGGAATTGCTTGCGGAAATGGATTAGCAGTAAATAATTATAAAGGCATGGCTCCAAAAGCAGACATGATCATCGTCAAGGCAAATTTAAACCAGCCTGACAATGACTTTCTGAGTTCATTGGGTGATGCAGTAAAATATATTTTCGATAAAGCCGATGCTTTAGGTCAACCCGCAGTTATCAATATTAGTCTGGGAACTTATTTCGGTTCTCATGATGGAAAAGATATTCAGGCGCAGTACATCGACAATCTTATAACAACAGGACCCGGTCGTGTAGTTGTAGCTTCAGCAGGAAATGCAGGTACAGCACCGATTCATCTCGGATATGACCTGAATGCAGATACTAATTTTACATGGCTGCAATTCAGCAGTGATTACATTTACATTCAGGCATGGGGCGATTCAGGACAATTTGAGAATGCAAATTTTTCGATTGGACTGGACAGAGTTAAACCGGATTATTATTCAGTTGCAACTATGCCATTTGTCAATATCCAATCACAATTGGATACCGTTGTTGTTGATACCCTATTCGATGGCACCAATCGTCTTGGAACAATCTATCGCTATGCAGAATATTTCAATGGCAGATATTCTTTTGAATACATCATCTATCCGGATTCAACTATGAATATTTCCGGAAATGATACCAGCAGATATTTATGGAGTTTCAAAACATTTGGCAGTGGAAGAATGGATGCATGGAGTCTTGAAATGGTTTTTGACAATATTCCCGACAGTTTAATTTTCCCTGTAATAAATCAGTATAAAAAACCGGATGGTGAGCAGACTATTGTAAGTAGTTTCACATGTAGTGATAAGGTCATAACAGTTGGCTCATACATTAACAGAAATTATTACACCAATGCAAATTTCGCTATTACCAGAGATACAAGTTTAGAAGTTGGACAATTATCCTCTTTCTCCAGTCGTGGTCCAACACGTGATGGCAGGATCAAACCTGATATTACTGCAACCGGCGAATGGGTCCTTTCGGCAGGAACGCAATCAGAATTAAATATTTTATCGGCAACAGAACCGACAAAAGTTGCTGCGGGAAAAAAACACAAACGAAGCAGTGGAACCTCAATGTCTTCACCAATGGTTGCAGGAATCTGCGCGCTTTATCTTCAGAAAAATCCGACTGCTACATGGCTGGATGTTAAAACTGCAATTTTGAATTGTGCAGATCATGATAATTTTACCGGCTCCACTCTACCGGATAATAACTGGGGTTATGGAAAAGTAAATGCCTATGCTTCAGTCAGAGGTTGCAATATCGGAATTGATGAGATGTACGAAAGCATTGACTTCTCTTTGTATCCGAACCCGAGTTCAGCAAATACAAGTATTCAATATGATCTTGCTTCTATAGGTAAATTCGGAAAAGCTTCGATCACAATATCAAATTCAATTGGATCTGTTGTAAAGAACATTTCATTAAAACTGATCAGCAACAGCCTGGAGATACCTTACGGTGAACTGAATTCCGGAATTTATTTCTGCACTTTAAAAATTGATGGAGAAACTATAAGAACACAAAAACTTATTATTCTATAA
- a CDS encoding UbiA family prenyltransferase, whose product MNNYLSLVKFSHTVFAMPFALIGFTIAITRPESHFELLLLFKVILCMIFARTAAMAFNRYIDRNIDAQNSRTAVREIPKGVVSPVAALTLVILSSVAFIITTYTINQICFYLSPVALIVVLGYSLTKRFTWLCHLILGIGLSLAPIGAYLAVTGKFDWLPLLFSFTVITWVSGFDIIYALQDEEFDRNLQLNSMPVAFGKKGALNISILLHLLSVAFVFVAGLYLPFGIIYWIGFSVFAILITYQHIIVKPNDLSRVNLAFFTTNGIASIVFSAFVIADLLR is encoded by the coding sequence ATAAACAATTATCTTTCACTGGTAAAGTTCAGTCACACTGTCTTTGCAATGCCCTTCGCCTTGATTGGTTTTACAATTGCCATCACTCGTCCTGAATCACATTTCGAATTACTGCTTTTATTCAAGGTAATTCTCTGCATGATTTTCGCAAGAACTGCAGCTATGGCTTTTAACCGGTACATCGACAGAAACATCGATGCTCAGAACTCCCGGACTGCTGTCAGAGAAATTCCAAAAGGAGTTGTTAGTCCGGTCGCAGCACTTACGTTAGTGATTCTTTCTTCTGTAGCATTTATCATTACTACCTACACTATTAATCAGATCTGTTTTTACCTTTCTCCTGTAGCCCTCATCGTAGTACTAGGCTATTCTCTCACTAAACGCTTTACATGGCTTTGTCATCTGATCCTGGGAATTGGTTTGTCTCTCGCTCCAATTGGCGCCTATCTTGCTGTAACCGGAAAATTTGATTGGCTTCCATTACTTTTCAGCTTCACTGTTATCACCTGGGTAAGTGGTTTTGATATAATTTATGCCTTGCAAGACGAAGAGTTTGATCGTAATTTACAACTGAATTCAATGCCCGTTGCTTTCGGAAAAAAAGGCGCATTGAATATTTCAATACTTCTGCATTTATTATCCGTTGCTTTTGTTTTTGTAGCAGGACTTTATCTGCCATTTGGAATTATATATTGGATTGGCTTCTCTGTTTTTGCAATTCTCATTACCTATCAGCACATTATTGTAAAGCCAAATGATCTGAGCAGAGTCAATCTTGCTTTCTTTACTACAAATGGAATTGCAAGTATTGTTTTTTCGGCATTTGTTATTGCAGATCTCTTACGTTAA
- a CDS encoding proprotein convertase P-domain-containing protein: MFLLTGALLTLFNQLYAQNESVWKDASVSEFSEECYLKSMPRNYRLLELDLNKIKAELNTAVYDSDPNAFKTAPIISLPLPEGGFGRFKVVRSEVLPDDTKPSYSNIIRTFSAVGIDDKYATAKLDYTIFGFHAMVMTPSGWFMIDPYSLSNSSHYISFYRRDKTGMSDFNCETEANDIRRLNPIEHSAPSVNRTSGANLKTFRLALSCTGEYAAFYGGTQAGALSGMVTSVNRVTAVYELELSVRLVLIANTTKLIFLNSATDPFTNNNGSTMLGQNQTLTTDSIGSANYDIGHVFSTGGGGVAGLGVVCNSSNKARGVTGSGSPVGDAFDIDYVAHEMGHQFAGNHTFNGALGSCSGANRNGSTAYEPGSGTTIMAYAGICSTDNTQSNSDPIFHVKSLDEILTFVTSGSGSGCPTSSATGNSAPVVTVPGNFTIPYLTPFSLTGSATDVNGNSLTYIWEEYDLGTQAQVNATQTAGSTFPLFRVFTPQTNGTRIFPKISDIVNNTSTIGERLPSVARSLNFRMTVRDNRLNGGAISNNDTPVLLTVVATPDTFLVKQPNTALTWNAGSTQTVLWDVSGTDVAPISCANVNIYLSTDGGFTYPTTLASNVPNNGSATITVPGTLTTTARVKVEGAGNIFFDISNVNFTIAAGSAVLTTLSTLPLGSTFLCAGGSSFNVSFSGDGPSNAGNIYTAQLSTVGGAFPGTTIGTLSSTASSGTISCTVLAGTTPGSIYRIRVIASNPSVTGSNNGTNLTVQQSVGAAGSVTGTATVCAGQNSVAYSVAAITNATTYNWNLPSGATIASGAGTNSILVNYSGAAISGTVTVAGANNCFNGTTSPAFNVTVNPLPTALSAITGSATCVGQTATFNVSTNPTAVTYNWSLTGGGTIASGNGTTSITANFSSASTGTLSVSGVNSCGSGSPSTLAINVIAQPASPTISAGGPTAICAGGNVSLSFTPVGGNLYQWRKDGTLIGATTTSPLSATTAGTYDLASWAPQTYSNTTPVAIPDNVCAGGVASPISISGYTGAVTSSGISISINITHTYDGDLILSLRAPNGQMLALTRNTGSSGDNFTNTVFTDAAAALITTGTAPFTGSFKPIATTATTCTTTTITTFTAIGAGAINPNGTWNLIAIDNAAIDSGMINNWSITIPTSTFAPCYGTGNSIAVTVTPVPAIGSFAPSTGTAGQTVTINGSGFTGATAVTFNGINATSFTVVNASQITAVVPAGSTTGLISVITPCGTANSASNFTSEITLNLKLFIEGFYSAVNTMRSPLLTSNCDSIDIRLCSSTSPYSILYTSRNAFNTSGNGVFTFPGAALGSSYYIVLKHRNSLETWSASPVSFATSSTLYDFTTAANKAFGSNQIQMSAGVWAIRSGDVNQDGSINHSDFTVLQATLPIFFMGYQIRDITGDNCNESADYSLMENNSKLNLVVLKP, translated from the coding sequence ATGTTCCTGTTGACAGGAGCGCTATTAACCCTATTCAATCAGCTTTACGCACAAAACGAATCGGTATGGAAAGATGCTTCAGTATCTGAGTTCTCAGAGGAGTGTTATTTGAAAAGTATGCCGCGTAATTATCGATTGCTTGAACTTGATCTGAATAAAATAAAAGCAGAATTAAATACTGCTGTGTATGATTCGGATCCCAATGCATTTAAAACTGCGCCAATTATTTCTTTACCATTGCCTGAAGGAGGTTTTGGAAGATTTAAAGTAGTTCGTTCAGAAGTTTTACCGGATGATACTAAGCCATCGTATTCAAATATTATCAGAACTTTTTCAGCTGTGGGCATAGATGATAAATATGCGACAGCGAAACTTGATTATACTATTTTTGGTTTTCATGCTATGGTCATGACTCCAAGCGGATGGTTTATGATTGATCCTTATTCTCTTTCGAATTCATCTCATTATATTTCTTTTTATCGTCGTGATAAAACAGGAATGTCTGACTTCAATTGTGAAACAGAGGCCAATGATATCAGAAGACTAAATCCCATTGAGCATTCTGCTCCCTCTGTAAACAGAACTTCCGGAGCGAATTTAAAAACGTTCCGTCTTGCTTTATCATGTACAGGTGAGTATGCAGCATTTTATGGTGGAACGCAAGCCGGAGCACTTTCCGGAATGGTTACATCTGTAAACAGGGTAACAGCAGTTTACGAATTAGAGCTTTCAGTTCGATTGGTTTTAATTGCGAATACAACAAAGTTGATCTTCTTAAATTCAGCAACAGATCCATTTACAAATAATAATGGAAGTACGATGCTTGGTCAAAATCAAACGTTAACTACCGATTCAATAGGATCTGCGAACTATGATATTGGCCACGTATTCAGTACCGGTGGTGGAGGAGTAGCAGGACTTGGTGTTGTTTGTAATTCGAGTAATAAGGCACGCGGTGTAACAGGTTCCGGTTCACCGGTTGGTGATGCATTTGATATTGATTACGTCGCTCACGAAATGGGACATCAGTTTGCAGGAAATCATACTTTCAATGGTGCCTTGGGTTCATGTTCCGGTGCGAACAGAAATGGTTCAACAGCATATGAACCAGGTTCAGGAACTACGATCATGGCCTATGCAGGAATTTGTAGTACAGACAATACTCAAAGTAACAGTGATCCGATATTTCATGTAAAAAGTTTAGATGAGATCTTAACGTTTGTTACATCAGGTAGTGGAAGCGGATGTCCAACTTCTTCAGCAACCGGTAATTCAGCACCGGTAGTTACAGTTCCCGGAAATTTCACAATTCCATATTTAACACCTTTTTCATTGACCGGTTCTGCAACTGATGTGAATGGAAATTCTCTGACATATATCTGGGAAGAATACGATTTAGGAACTCAAGCGCAAGTGAATGCAACTCAAACTGCAGGATCAACTTTTCCTTTGTTCAGAGTGTTTACTCCTCAGACAAATGGTACAAGGATATTTCCAAAGATCAGTGACATCGTAAATAATACTTCTACAATAGGAGAACGACTACCTTCTGTTGCAAGATCATTGAACTTCAGAATGACCGTTCGCGACAATCGATTGAACGGAGGTGCAATATCTAACAATGATACTCCTGTCTTATTAACAGTCGTTGCAACACCTGATACATTTCTTGTGAAGCAACCTAACACAGCTTTAACATGGAATGCCGGATCGACTCAGACTGTTTTGTGGGATGTGTCGGGGACCGATGTGGCACCGATCAGTTGTGCGAATGTCAATATTTATCTTTCAACTGATGGTGGATTTACTTATCCGACAACACTTGCTTCAAACGTTCCAAACAATGGTTCTGCAACGATTACAGTTCCCGGAACTCTTACTACAACGGCAAGAGTAAAAGTTGAAGGTGCAGGAAATATATTTTTCGATATTTCAAATGTGAATTTTACAATTGCAGCAGGAAGTGCTGTACTTACAACACTCTCTACACTACCACTTGGAAGTACTTTTCTATGTGCAGGCGGAAGTTCTTTCAATGTTAGTTTTAGCGGTGATGGTCCGTCCAATGCAGGGAATATTTATACTGCACAATTATCAACAGTAGGTGGAGCTTTTCCCGGAACTACAATTGGAACTCTGAGTTCAACAGCTTCTTCGGGAACTATTTCATGTACTGTACTTGCAGGAACAACTCCGGGAAGTATTTACAGGATCAGAGTAATTGCATCAAATCCTTCCGTGACGGGATCAAATAATGGAACGAACCTGACAGTTCAACAGTCAGTTGGTGCTGCAGGTTCTGTTACCGGTACTGCTACAGTATGTGCAGGTCAGAATTCAGTTGCTTACTCTGTTGCTGCCATTACTAATGCAACTACATACAACTGGAATTTACCTTCGGGAGCTACAATTGCATCAGGAGCTGGGACAAATTCGATTCTTGTAAATTACAGTGGTGCTGCAATTTCCGGAACGGTTACTGTTGCCGGGGCAAATAATTGTTTCAACGGAACAACATCACCTGCGTTTAATGTCACAGTCAATCCACTACCAACGGCATTATCTGCTATTACAGGAAGTGCAACTTGTGTTGGGCAAACAGCAACATTCAATGTCTCTACTAATCCTACAGCAGTAACTTACAACTGGTCGTTAACCGGCGGTGGTACGATAGCTTCAGGAAATGGTACAACTTCCATTACTGCAAATTTCAGTTCGGCATCGACAGGAACATTAAGTGTTTCCGGAGTAAACTCATGTGGAAGCGGAAGTCCATCGACATTAGCAATTAATGTGATCGCTCAACCGGCTTCACCAACAATAAGTGCAGGTGGTCCTACGGCAATTTGTGCAGGCGGAAATGTTTCGCTTTCGTTTACACCTGTCGGTGGTAATTTATATCAATGGAGAAAAGATGGAACATTGATCGGAGCTACAACAACATCACCGTTGTCTGCAACTACAGCAGGAACATATGATCTTGCATCATGGGCACCTCAAACCTATTCAAATACCACACCGGTGGCAATACCTGATAATGTTTGTGCAGGCGGAGTTGCCAGTCCGATTTCAATTTCAGGTTATACCGGCGCTGTTACCAGTTCCGGAATTTCGATCTCTATAAATATAACACACACGTATGATGGAGATCTTATTCTTTCGTTACGTGCACCGAATGGACAGATGCTGGCATTAACCAGAAATACAGGTTCATCAGGTGATAATTTTACGAATACTGTTTTTACAGATGCTGCAGCTGCATTGATCACTACGGGAACTGCTCCTTTTACAGGAAGTTTTAAACCAATTGCAACAACTGCTACGACTTGTACAACTACAACGATCACTACTTTCACAGCAATAGGCGCGGGTGCAATCAATCCAAATGGAACATGGAATTTAATTGCAATTGATAACGCTGCAATTGATTCAGGAATGATCAACAACTGGTCGATCACAATTCCGACAAGCACCTTTGCGCCTTGTTATGGAACCGGAAATTCTATTGCAGTAACAGTTACACCTGTGCCTGCGATCGGTTCATTTGCTCCATCAACGGGAACAGCAGGGCAGACTGTAACGATCAATGGAAGTGGATTTACCGGTGCAACTGCAGTTACTTTCAACGGAATCAATGCGACTTCTTTTACAGTTGTAAATGCTTCTCAGATCACAGCAGTGGTACCAGCCGGTTCAACCACAGGATTAATATCAGTCATAACCCCATGTGGAACTGCGAATAGTGCTTCTAACTTTACCTCAGAGATCACATTAAATCTGAAACTCTTCATCGAAGGATTTTATTCAGCAGTCAATACAATGAGATCACCATTGTTAACTTCGAATTGTGATAGTATTGATATTCGACTTTGCTCTTCAACTTCACCGTACTCGATTCTATACACTTCAAGAAATGCATTCAATACATCAGGTAATGGTGTATTTACTTTTCCCGGAGCAGCTTTGGGAAGTTCTTATTACATAGTACTGAAGCATAGAAATTCATTAGAGACATGGAGCGCTAGTCCGGTTTCATTTGCAACTTCGTCAACGTTGTATGATTTTACTACTGCTGCAAACAAAGCATTTGGATCAAATCAGATACAGATGTCGGCAGGAGTTTGGGCGATTCGTTCCGGTGATGTGAATCAGGATGGATCTATCAATCATTCTGATTTTACAGTATTGCAGGCAACGCTTCCAATCTTCTTTATGGGATACCAGATCAGGGATATTACAGGGGATAATTGCAATGAATCTGCAGACTACTCTCTGATGGAAAATAACTCGAAACTAAATCTCGTGGTGTTAAAGCCGTAG
- a CDS encoding T9SS type A sorting domain-containing protein codes for MHSFLIHFDSLAQNQIDVISDLEAKSFRAAKSFSSTYNYENADIHYTRCEWKVDPAVNFISGNITSYFQAHSFLDSITFDCSQYLTIDSVTYHGSQISFLHDSDLIKIYFPAFLSANSLDSLSVYYHGAPVSTGNGSFEQSLHNGDPVMWTLSEPYGAKDWWPCRQNNADKIDSIDVWCEIPLGTKCASNGILVSAETAGVNMLYHWKSNYPIAPYLVAIAVTNYAEFSDSVVLSNSDTLPILNYIYPEQISVAQPAFSVTASLISYYDSLLVSYPFSKEKYGHAQFGWGGGMEHQTMSFVGSFGYELIAHELVHQWFGDKITCSSWRDIWLHEGFATFFAGAAIERFKPEEYYAWKYSALQSIISKPTGSVICSDTTDRTRIFDGRLSYRKGSYVLNMLRWKFGEELFLESIRDFLNKNSLQYNYATTEDLKLSFEFITGSDLTEFFDEWVYGEGYPSFKIEWSKSGNSVTMIVDQVSSDPGISFFHIPLPVQIGNAERDSIVIIDATSSGQQFNFELDFEPDFISIDPNLEIISGNNKLYENLPPGSIEDLIAIFPNPSNGILDVFAKKNSLMMKSFSVLDYCGKLLYSQNVKNGFNDTFDLSFLNNGLYILKISTDLGFVHKKIIIQK; via the coding sequence TTGCATTCTTTTTTAATCCATTTCGATTCTCTTGCGCAGAATCAGATTGATGTGATTTCTGATTTAGAAGCAAAGTCGTTTCGTGCAGCAAAATCTTTTTCTTCAACTTATAATTATGAAAATGCAGACATTCACTATACAAGATGCGAATGGAAAGTGGATCCGGCAGTAAATTTTATTTCAGGAAATATTACTTCATATTTTCAGGCTCATTCGTTTCTTGATTCTATTACTTTTGATTGCTCACAATATCTTACCATTGATTCAGTAACTTATCATGGAAGTCAAATTTCATTTTTGCATGATTCTGATCTGATAAAAATTTATTTCCCTGCTTTTTTGTCTGCCAATTCTCTTGACTCGCTTTCTGTTTATTATCATGGTGCTCCTGTATCGACCGGCAATGGTTCATTTGAACAAAGTCTGCATAATGGTGATCCGGTGATGTGGACACTTTCGGAGCCTTATGGTGCAAAAGACTGGTGGCCTTGCCGGCAGAATAATGCAGATAAAATAGATTCGATCGATGTGTGGTGTGAAATTCCATTGGGAACGAAGTGCGCTTCAAACGGAATTTTAGTTTCTGCCGAAACAGCAGGAGTAAATATGCTGTACCACTGGAAAAGTAATTATCCTATTGCGCCCTATCTGGTAGCAATTGCTGTAACAAATTATGCAGAATTCTCCGATTCAGTTGTATTAAGTAATTCTGATACACTTCCTATTCTGAATTATATATATCCCGAGCAAATCAGTGTTGCTCAACCTGCTTTTTCAGTGACTGCATCATTGATCAGTTATTATGATAGTTTGCTGGTTTCTTACCCATTCTCAAAAGAAAAATATGGACATGCCCAATTTGGCTGGGGTGGAGGTATGGAACATCAAACTATGTCTTTTGTTGGAAGCTTTGGATATGAACTGATCGCACATGAATTAGTTCATCAATGGTTCGGTGATAAAATTACCTGCAGCAGCTGGAGAGATATCTGGCTTCATGAAGGCTTTGCTACATTCTTTGCAGGAGCTGCAATTGAAAGATTCAAACCGGAAGAATATTACGCATGGAAATATTCTGCATTGCAAAGTATTATTTCCAAACCCACTGGTTCAGTTATCTGCAGTGATACCACTGACAGAACTCGAATCTTCGATGGCCGTCTATCTTATAGAAAAGGAAGTTATGTTTTAAATATGTTGCGCTGGAAATTTGGCGAAGAACTTTTTCTGGAATCAATAAGAGATTTTCTGAATAAAAATTCTTTGCAGTATAATTATGCAACCACGGAAGATCTTAAATTATCTTTTGAATTTATTACCGGATCTGATCTGACGGAATTTTTTGATGAATGGGTTTATGGAGAAGGATATCCTTCGTTTAAAATTGAATGGAGTAAATCAGGAAATTCAGTTACAATGATCGTTGATCAGGTTTCTTCAGATCCGGGAATTTCTTTTTTTCATATTCCGCTTCCGGTTCAGATTGGAAATGCGGAGCGTGATTCAATTGTAATTATTGATGCTACATCTTCCGGACAGCAATTTAATTTTGAACTTGATTTTGAACCTGATTTTATTTCAATCGATCCAAACCTTGAAATCATTTCAGGTAACAATAAGTTGTACGAAAATTTACCGCCCGGAAGTATTGAAGATCTGATTGCAATTTTCCCAAATCCAAGCAATGGAATTCTGGATGTCTTTGCTAAGAAAAACAGCTTGATGATGAAGTCGTTTTCTGTCTTGGATTATTGCGGGAAATTATTGTATTCTCAGAATGTAAAAAATGGCTTTAACGATACATTTGATTTAAGTTTTCTGAACAATGGTTTATACATTTTAAAAATAAGTACTGATTTGGGTTTTGTTCACAAAAAAATAATTATCCAAAAGTGA
- a CDS encoding SCO family protein: protein MRKHLMLRWGVVALLVMVSIAWAYQILTTERQQAPSLPVYGEKADDSTDHRIASWKFIDQNGAPISQSDLDGKIYVADFFFTTCNGICPKMSNQMERVAERFKGTEQIHFLSHTVKPSEDSVPVLKKYAEFHNADSKIWHFVTGEKKDIYEMARTSYLSAVSEGDGGPDDFVHTQFFTLIDTERRIRGFYDGTDSVEVNKLIDDIYVLMNE, encoded by the coding sequence ATGAGAAAACATTTGATGTTAAGGTGGGGGGTAGTAGCATTACTGGTAATGGTGTCTATTGCCTGGGCTTATCAAATTCTTACCACTGAAAGACAACAAGCACCTTCATTACCGGTCTATGGTGAAAAGGCGGACGACAGCACCGATCATAGAATCGCATCCTGGAAATTCATCGATCAGAATGGGGCGCCAATTTCTCAGAGCGATCTTGATGGAAAAATATATGTTGCCGATTTCTTCTTCACAACATGTAATGGCATCTGTCCAAAAATGTCAAATCAAATGGAGAGAGTTGCAGAACGATTTAAAGGTACAGAACAAATTCATTTTTTATCACATACAGTTAAACCTTCAGAAGATTCTGTTCCTGTGCTGAAAAAATATGCTGAATTTCATAATGCTGATTCTAAGATATGGCATTTTGTGACAGGAGAAAAAAAGGATATTTATGAAATGGCAAGGACTTCCTATTTGTCTGCCGTTTCAGAAGGTGATGGCGGACCTGACGATTTTGTGCACACTCAGTTTTTCACATTGATAGATACTGAACGAAGAATTCGTGGTTTTTATGATGGAACGGATTCTGTAGAAGTAAATAAACTTATTGATGACATTTATGTTCTAATGAATGAGTAA
- a CDS encoding YHS domain-containing protein codes for MKKLILTISVFSSIVACSNPQPERAAVPEKVSMSQESGILLAEGLLVSTNDTMCGMSVGNEPADTVTYDGKLFGFCSTGCKEAFLAERITK; via the coding sequence ATGAAGAAATTAATTTTAACAATATCGGTGTTCTCCTCCATAGTTGCCTGTTCTAACCCTCAACCTGAACGAGCTGCTGTCCCGGAAAAAGTATCTATGTCGCAGGAAAGTGGAATTCTCCTTGCCGAAGGTTTATTGGTTTCTACCAATGATACAATGTGTGGTATGTCAGTAGGAAATGAGCCGGCAGATACCGTAACATATGACGGAAAACTATTCGGCTTTTGCAGCACCGGTTGTAAAGAAGCTTTTCTTGCAGAAAGAATAACTAAATGA
- a CDS encoding N-acetylmuramic acid 6-phosphate etherase — protein MTEKVTEKESNYSSLESMSVYDLLSAMNTEDKSVPEAVEKVLHRIETVVILITEKMRTGGRLFYLGAGTSGRLGIVDASELPPTFGLEHGKVIGLIAGGDNAIRKAVEFAEDDELQGWKDLQTHNITTADVVLGIAASGSTPYVVGAAKKCKENNILAIGLTCNHGSLLAQNVHYPIEVIVGPEFVTGSTRMKAGTAQKLVLNMISTSIMIQLGRIKGNKMVDMQLTNGKLITRGTKMIMKELNVTANEAGELLTKFGNVRKAIENYKK, from the coding sequence ATGACAGAAAAAGTTACGGAAAAAGAATCCAATTACAGCTCATTGGAATCAATGAGTGTTTATGATTTACTATCTGCTATGAATACAGAAGACAAATCTGTACCAGAAGCAGTGGAGAAAGTATTGCATCGCATTGAAACAGTTGTGATACTTATCACAGAAAAGATGCGCACCGGCGGTCGATTATTTTACCTGGGTGCCGGCACAAGTGGTCGTTTAGGTATTGTAGACGCTTCTGAATTGCCACCTACTTTCGGATTGGAACATGGTAAAGTAATAGGATTGATTGCAGGCGGCGATAATGCAATCCGAAAGGCAGTTGAGTTTGCGGAAGATGATGAATTGCAAGGCTGGAAAGATTTACAGACACATAATATCACAACTGCAGATGTAGTACTTGGCATTGCAGCCTCCGGCAGTACTCCTTATGTAGTTGGTGCTGCAAAAAAATGCAAAGAGAATAACATTTTAGCAATTGGATTAACATGCAACCATGGATCTTTACTTGCACAAAATGTGCATTATCCCATTGAAGTGATCGTTGGTCCTGAATTCGTAACAGGAAGCACACGAATGAAGGCCGGCACTGCGCAGAAATTGGTTTTGAATATGATCTCTACTTCTATAATGATACAACTTGGTCGTATTAAAGGAAATAAGATGGTCGACATGCAATTAACAAATGGAAAATTGATCACACGCGGTACGAAGATGATCATGAAAGAACTTAACGTTACTGCGAATGAAGCCGGCGAACTACTTACTAAATTTGGTAACGTCAGAAAAGCAATTGAAAATTACAAGAAGTAA